The Flavobacterium sp. 140616W15 sequence GCCTGAAATGGCAATCCCATATCATAAATCATAACATTTTTGTTTCCAAAAACCCAGTGCAAACCTTCTTCTAATACTCTAACCAATTTTCTGTTCTCGAATACCAACCCTACTTGATATGCATTAATTTTAATTCTATTTATCATCACTATTTTTGTTTTTAGTTTTCTTTGTTTCAAGTTCAAACAAAGATTTTCTATTTTATTTACTATTTATTTCAAAAGCCAAATGCTTGACTTCAATTTTTTAACGGTTTGTTTTGCCACAGATTTCAAGGATTAAAATGATTTTCTCTAATCTCTATAAATCGTCTTTCTTCTATACTCTATTCTCTTTCCTCTATTCTCTATCCTCTATTCTCTATCCTAATCTTTAAATAAAAAAACTTCATTGCCTCTCTCCTCAGAGAAAAACGGACCAATAGTTTGTTATTTGTTTACTCCAATTGTTTTGCGATTCTATTTTGTAAAAGCGATTCTAAATTCTAAAAAAATCACTCGAACAATCAAATCGAAAAGAAAACGAGTTTTTCAAAATACATTGCTATTCGCACTGGTTTTATCATGAGTGTGAAATTTTGAACTTTACAATCCTAGTTCCACAGACAAAGACAAATCAGTTTTCTTTGGTTATGCATCTTTTTAAGAGTGATGCGCTCTAAACACAGATAAAAGTCTGTTGACATACCAATCGTCCAACCGAATCTGACTCCGGCGCAGGATTCGAACCTGCTACTTTCTATTGTTCTACCTGACTGAACTATCACATTGCTGTGAGTGGGAGTCGAACCCACGACCGATAGAGGAGATCGTTTTTTGGAAAACAATCAAAACCTCCAAATCAAGTTGCATAGAAAAACATAATACGCTTTCGCGAAAAGTTCCCTACAATGGTGCTATACAGAAACACGCAACAGGACTTGTTTGATATTTTTAAAACCATAGACCATCTTGTCTACAATTTCTTTATTTACTTTATTTAAAAGAACGTATTTTATTTCTTGAGCAAATATTCAAATCATACTGCGCAACTATTCTGCGTAGACAATTAGAAACTAGAAAACTTTTTTATTTAGCATCTAAAAAGAGACTTTTAAGCTCTTGAAAAAATGTCAACCAAAGTACAAAACCACTTCGTTTCACTTTGCGTATCTGCGACTTAGCGAGAGATTGATAAAATATAATGCGTAAAATTATTTTCTCACAAAGACGCCAAGGGGCTAAGTTTTAAAATCTTTATTCCGACAGCTATCGGAACTCTGTACCTCTGTACCTCTGCACCTTTGAACCTTTCCTCCTCTATGCCTTCAAAAAAAATTAGCGGCTCATACGGGAATCGAACCCGTTTCTCCCGAGAGACAGTCGGGAAGGTTAGCCAGTAACCCCAATGAGCCAGTTCCTTCTAGAGAACAATGTAATTCCGGAAGGACTCGAACCTCCATTCAGGGTTAATTAACCTCCCTTCTACCAATTGAAATACAGAATTATTTATTTTCGAGCATAAAAAAAGCACCCGATTAAAGGTGCTTCGTGAGATTTGATAAGATATACGTATCTTATTGCCAGTATCTATGCACCTGTATTGTAATAAATCCAAGATCGAAACTCGGGTTTAATAGTTGTTTTTTATATGTGTTATGAGTGAAATTCATTTTGTGTATTTTATTATATATTGAAATCATTGTCATTATTAGAAATTCGTTTTCCAAATTTTCTTCGGCAAAGATAAAGTCTAAAAAATCAATTATCCAAATCATTTTTAAATTTATTTTACTGGTAATCAATTGATTAACTCCTATTTAAAATCATAGAAATCCCTGTCCGCTTACATAAGCAGATCCTTAATTGTATCAAATGACTGTCTCTCATCAGATTACTTCTCAAGATTATATTTCGCTATTAGGTTTAATCATTAAACATTTTATCCTTTATTTTTTCAATTATTTTTATTTAAAAGTTATTTCCAGTCCAATTAGCATCATGTTGAACTGCATTATGATCACATTAAGCGAAGCCAAAATGTATCAAAAACAAAAAAAGCGTCCCGATATCAGGACGCTTTTATATTTTTATGTTGAATTTGAAACTACAATCTACTCTTCAATTCTATAAAATACATATCACATCCATAACCATCAGCAGGGAAACTCCCTACCAAACGATCGCTATATTGTTTTACTAACAGGTTCATATGTATATTCTTTATTTTCATTTCGAGGGCAAATGTAGGTCTTTTATTAATATAATTAAATAATCCTATGTAATTAATCCTGAAACATTTATCATTCTATCAAAAATAGCGACCAATAATCCCACATGTTTTTTTGGTTTACGTCAGAATAATTCCATATTTTTAAATATCTAATTATAAGATTCTATATCAATTCAGTCCCTATAATAGCATGAAAAAACACCTAAAATACATAGATGGGAATTCCGATAAATTTTGGCAAATTGAAGTTACAGGATTAGAATACACTGTTACTTATGGAAAAAATGGAACCAGTGGTACATCCCAAACAAAAAAATTTGCAACAGCTGATGAATGTTTAAAAACCGCCGAAAAATTAGTAGCCGAAAAAGAAAAAAAAGGATACTCAGAAACTGGTGATGTCACAATAGCTTCAAAACCAAAAACAGCCAAAAGCGCAAATGCTGATCTAATTTTACAAGAATACGATGCCATTATAAAATCTAAAAACATTGATTTAATATTGCCTTTCCTGCAAGAGAAATCAAAAGGAAATATTGAAGCCTTAAAAAAGCACATCAAGAAAAACAAACGCTATTGGATGACGTACACTGAGTTGTCTAAAGATCCAGATTACGTAAAAAAAGGCAAACATGATTACGGATGGGGAACTCGTGGAGATAAAATACAAAGTGATATCATTACATTAAGTGCTATTGCATTATTTGATAAAACTGACATTAATTCCTGGGATGAAACTCTAAATTTATTAAACGAAATAGACGAAAAAAAGCAAGTCCTGGATATTTTATTATGGGCAAAACCCAACTGGATAGGAACTTTTATACTAGACAAGATAAAAAAACAAGATTGGGTTGGCTTTAATTATCATATTCTACGAAAACTAGAAGATCAGGATTTATTACAATTTAATCCAGAATTATATGCTTTAACTTTAGCGGCAACTAATGAATGGCGAGCCAAGATGAAAACTCGAAAGTTCATTACTAATTCATTAAATGACAAGCTAACGTACCAAAGAGATATTCCGGAATTGTTTAATTATGAAACGATTCTTCATAACAGTTTCTTTAGAGATAATGATTCTCAAGCACATGATGAATTTCAAACTTGGGCAGTACTTTATAAATCGTTATTAGACGATAATAAAATGGAACGTACTTTCTTTATCGAAAATGCCATCCTGATTCAAACCAAAGAATGGAACAATAACCTGAAATCTTTTTTCAGAAAAAGAATCGAAGAGTTTAATGTAACAGCAGAAGAACTTATTATCCATCAGGAAAATATTTTCTCTTATTTACATAATCCGTATCCGCCAATAACAAGTTACGGAATCGAGCTTGTTAAAAAAATGTACGAGCATCCTAAATTCAAAACCAAATCATTTTTTGAATGGCTAGAACCTTTAATGATGCGTAGTGATTGCAAAGCTGCGATTAAAAGTGTACTGCCTGTTTTAGAAAAAATTGGTAAATCGAATCCTAAATTAAACAAAACGATTGCATCAATTATAGCTGACGTTTTTGTAATTTCAGATTTAGCATTACAAGAACGAGCGAGTAAGATAATTGTAAAAATTGCAACCGAAAAAGACGCTGTACTTAAAGAGAAACTATCTTCTTATGTTACTTTGATGCAAGGAAATATTAAATCGGGATTAAGCAATTTTATTGATAATGAAGCTTTAGCGGTTGACGATTCTAATCTCGAAGAATATATATTTGCTCCTAAAAAAGAAGTCTTACTTATCGAAGAAGTACAGCTTCCTACTGATTGGAATGACGTTGTATTTCAGTTCGGAAACTTTATCGGTTCAGAAGAAGTACTGGATACTGAAATTCTATTGAACGTATATATCATGCAAAGGGATTTGTTCCCTTCTGATTATTCAGCACAATTACAACCTTATTTAAAACAACTGCAAAAGAGCTATTTTGAAAGTGTAAATAAAGATTATGTGAAAACCTTTTTGATGGATAAAATTATAAACATCGAAAATAAATTCAATAGCAAGCATAAACACTATTCTAAAATCAATACGCTGCTGTTAGCACAACCATTATTGGAGAAAGTACAGCAAAAAATAAATGAAAATTCGGTTTTACCTCTACTCTCTTTCCCTAGCCATAAACCGTATTGGGTTGCTCCTAAGGTTTTATTAGAAAGGGTTATTGCCTATCAAAATACAAACGAAGAAATTGATTTTCTAGATTTAAGCATTGCTATTTCGCGAATGCCAAGGGAAAATACCAAAGAAGCTATGCCGCTATTGGATAAAATAGAAGGAGAACTGAAACAGTTATTATCCTTTTGTTTGGGAGTAGATCAAAAATTAAATTTAGGTTCCGAATCTCTATTTTCGAAACTATTGGCAACAATGGGAAAAACAACCAAAGAAACTGGAATATTATCTCTTTGGGCTGTAGCAGCAAGAACATTTTATCCAAATGATACTTTCACCGAATTTGAAAATACATATTTAAAAGAGGTTCCTTTTGTAGTTTCTTCATTTGTACCTCAGGTTAAATTTAAAGAAAAATGGAATGAATGGACCAACTATCAAACCAAACAAAAAGAGAGAACTCCATCTTGGTATGAACTCCGATTTGACTTGCCTAATTACTCAAAAATTCCAAATTATTTATTGTACAGCCTGGATATCTATCAGCGCCCTAATAGTTGGGATTATTTACTTAATTCAGCAGGAAATACCAATTACTGGCACAGTCTAACGCCACAAAATGATGATGCACTTGCTATAACGCTATTGCAAAATTGTGGTACTGGCGATGGATCAAAACCTGATTTAAAAGGTTTTCTGGATATTATAAATCGTCCTGAGTTTACATTTTCAGACACTTCTTTGCTTTTATATGCTTGTAGTTTCTTTCAGGAAAAGAAAGACATCCGATTAATGGCTTCTGAGGTTTTGATTAATTTGATCGAAAAACAAGCGATTGATATGGATGTTTTTGCTCAGAAACTGGCTTTCTTAGCAACTGGAAAATATGGCGTATTCTTACGAATGGTTGATGGATTAATTGCTATAAAAGATGTTTCGCCATTGCATAACGATGCTTTACTGAAGTTGTTCAATTCCTTTTTTGAAAATCTTGATCTAAAAGACAAGTTACCAACGAGCTTCAAAAAAATCGTCGAAAACTATCTAGATGTTTTAACCAAAACAAATCAAAAACCATCGCCTAAAGCAACTGTTTTCTTTGAGCAATGGAAAGATAATGCTTCGCTTAAATCATTGATTAAGCAAATTTTAAAATAAAGAAAAATGACTGATTTAGAATATAATTATAAAGGAATCTCTACATATAGCAAATCCAAAGGAATTAATAATTTGGTTTTGGCACATCAAACCGAAATAGAAGAAGTTAATAATATCCCTTGCTTTTTCTGGGGAAGTTTAACCGATCCTTATGTTACTGCAAAATGTTGGAGTACAATTGCCAAAGTGGTTCGTTCTAGTTTTGGCCCTGTTCCTCCAAGTCTTCGTGATCCGATTGTATCGGCAGGAGCTGAACGATTGCGTTTTGAAGGATTTTCGTCCTGCAATGGTGTTTATGTAAGATTAGACATGAAACCCGAAGCTATTGATGGCGAATTTATTGCCAACGGAACAACCAATGTCGATTTTAATGACCCAATGCTAAATGCACTGAATGCCATTCAAAAAAACGAAAAAGTAACCCTTGCCGTTGGTCAGCAAGAAGTACAGGTCATTACAACCAAAGCTAAAGTGACCGAAAAGAAAGTGACTTTACCCATGCGATGGATTAAAGGTTTAACGAGTGTGCAGCTTTATCTTGCCGACATGGATGTTAAATATGAATTGAATAAAATTCAGACCATTCAGTTATTTCAAAGTTTGCCAAAGGGAAGCGTAAAAGGAGATTTTTTTATCACCAAAAGAGCGGGGAAATTCATGTTCTCGACTTTGGCTACAAACGATAGCGTACGAATTGGCGGTGTACAGCGTTTGCGATTGTTAGAAGGAATTCTGGCAATTGTAGATAAAATTTACATCTACGAATCTTCAGATAAACAAACTTGTGCGATAGTTTCTGAATTTGGGAAAATGCAATTGTTAATGGCTTTTTCTCCCGATTCGTACCGTGGATTTTCGGGCGAAGGAAATGTTCTTGAAACCATGACCGAAAACTTACCAATAGAATGGGTTTACGGATTGAACAGTTTATTAAAATCGAATGAAACTTTTGATCCTACGATGCTTTCTATCGAAAACGATATTGATTTTGGTACAATGGATAATCTAACTTCTAATTTATCCTCAATGGGATTATTAGGCTATGATTTAAGCGAAAAAGCACATTTTTATAGACGTCTTCCTTTTAAAACCGAACGTATTTTGTCTTTAAATCCAAGACTCAAAAATGCCAAAAAATTAATCGATAATGAAGACATTGAAATCGTAGAACGCAGAGCCGATTATATTGAAGCCAAAGTAAAAGGTTCAGGCGTAATACACAAAGTGATTATCGAAGGATTAAACCAAAGATGTACTTGTGATTGGTTTACTGCCTATCAAGGCAAAAGAGGAATCTGCAAACATATTTTGGGAGTTAAAATGACAATTTCTTAAAGAATTAGATTTTACTCCTATAAAAAATCGCCCTGATAAAACTACCGTTTGGACACAAATATTAGTAATCAATTTTGAACACGAATTTCACGAATTTGCACAAATCTTAATAGATTGATTTAGTTTGTGAAATTAATTTCACAAACTAATTAGTGTTAATTAGTGAAATTCGTGTTTGTTTTGTACTTGTGTCCATACGATAGCTGATTCGGGCGATTTTTTACTTTTTAGTTTCTGTGTTAGTTTGCTTTTACTACACTAATTTTTTCTAGTGTTACTTTAGCATCTCCACCCCCGCTCTTTTTTATAATTACTTCAAAATCTTTATCAGTATCTAATAAATTATCCGAAATATAATAGGCAAAATTAAGTTTTACTCCACTTTCTGATTTTGAATGTACCTCATCCATTCCGTGATCATGGGCAATCCCAAAGAAAGTCATTGTCCCAACATATTGATCCGCCTTTCCTGGATAACGAAGATAAACCGTATAATAATCTTTAGGCTCTTTGTAAACTACTACATCTAGATTTAGTAGCATTTTAGAATTAGCACTTTTAAAAGCTTTATTAGTTCTTTTTGCTAATGTACTGCTTACTTTCTGAGTAAAACCAGTTGGCTCAAGTACCTTACCTACTTTCTGTTCCCAAATAACTTCTTCTTTAGCATCTTGAAATGAAATTTTATTTTTTCCTGTCTCATTTACCGCTACAACCGGAGTTTTAGATCCATAAAGCAACGTATCATATTGATAATCTAGGTTAAAAACGATATCGTAAACTTCCTTCATCGTGTAGGTAATGTGGTCTCCATTGGGAGCTATAAATTCATAAGACCAAGGGTTAGCTTCTAACTCTGCTAATGTAGGACGCTGGCCATATTCTGACACATCCCAAGATTCCCAAATACGATCAATCATACTATGATGTAACCAAAAAACAGGGTCAAATCCTGCTGATTCAACATTTGCCATTAAACCCGAAGTATTTGTTTGGAATATTTCATTATAATAGGTTTCGCTTGGTATTGCATATCCTCCACCTATAAGATTGTGCATATATCCATGAGGCGCACCTTCTAGGCTTCTAGTAAATCCACCCTTTCCGCCAAAAGAAGGATTTTTTTGCAATTCTGAAAGTGCCGATTGAATCTCACTTACCTGATTAGGAAGTATTGGTTTACCATCGTTAAGAATACTATATCTCGCTGCAGTATATAAAGAGCCCGATTTATTTCTTATGGGTGCCGCCATAATGTTATCTACCTTTTCCCTACTTCCGTAATTCCAATATGGGAGAGCAAAATCTTCTTTCCCAGATAATTCACGAACAATTTTCTCTAAATACCAAATGTACATTCTATGCCATAAAAGAAAATTTAAAGCAGCTCTATCAGATCCATTGTGTGTACAATCTGCCCATGCCCATAATTTATCTTTAATGTTTTTATACTCTGGGCAAAGTTTATTATCCCCATTAATTGTTTTCGGAACACTATGTATTGCCCCTTGATAATACCAAGAAATGCCGTTTTCACAACCTAATGCACGCATTTTTTCAAAGGCGATATTCATTGCTTCTAGATTAGCCCTTCCTTCGAACGTATTAACATTCCAACGCGTATATTTTGCATTGGCTTTACTCTGACCATAGGATAAACCTGTAATCAGGATAATTAAAAATAAGTTAGTAATTTTTTTCATTTGATTAGATTTAGGGTGAATATTAAATTGTCTATTTATATTAAAGTACTTCGACTTCAAAAGTTAAAATCTTAGAATAAGCAGGGTTTGCTTTGTCATAAATTTTAAATTTCACGGTTCCATTACCTATTTTGTTTACAGGAATTACATGAATAGCAATAAATCCTTGCTGATCTGGATTTAACTTACTAAAAGCTGATCCTTTTGGTATTCCTATCTGGCAAGCTCCATGCTGACACATCGAACAATCCCATTCTTTAGGAAATGTATTCGAGACTGTTTCCCAAACAAGGTATATGGGTTTGTTAGAAATATTTTCGACTTTAATTTTCGAAACATCTAATCGTTTATTCTTTAACAAACTTTCCTTATTTATTGCATTACCAACCACAGAAAAAGTAGGCTTGCTTTGTGCAAACGTGATGGAAAAAGATAAAAGAATAAAATAGCAGTATATTTTTTTCATAATTGGCTTTTTAAATTTTAATAGAAAACTGGAATACTAGCCTTGTAATACTCCTTTTTTGAAATCGGATCTATAAAATGATACATAATAGATTCCTTCTCTCCTACGTTTTCCAAAGAACTGAGTAATTCAATACATTCACTTGGTTGAAGCTGTACTTTATATCCATCAGACAATTTCATTATATTAGTCTCGTTTCCAGAGATTAACTGAAGTTTTGTATTAGATGGAAACACTATTTCATGAAGGTATAATCCAGCATTTACCAAACGAAGCAATACTGGTTCTTTTTTATGTGTTACCGATTGTAAACCTTTATTTTTAAGAACCGTTTCACCATTAATAAAAAAGTAATTAGGCTTATAAACTGGAAGAATTATTGGCTTATTTGTATAATCATATTCTGTACCCATAATGGCATCTGTATGCCATTTAGTATCTATTTCGTAACTACACCAGAGCACTTCGCTCAAGGGTTCAACTGTTGTAGCATGATTCTCTTTTGGACGTATAACTATCACTCCAAACATACCTGCCTGAAGATTAAAAGGATAATTTTCTGGACTATAATAAAGATAGGTTCCTGCTTTTTTAGCCTGAAAAGAATAAAAACCATGCTCCATATGATGAACTGGTTCTTTTATCTTCATTAGTTCCTTTTCCTTATTCAGTTGTAAGAATTCAATTTCCTTACAATACAAAGAGACAGGATTACCTTGAGAAATATTCCAAAAATCGATATTTACACTATCTCCAACCCTCACATCAATATAAGATCCTGGCAGAGTAACTTGTCCCGAAAGCGTGTTAGCAAAGCCAAAGGTTCTTATTTTTAAATTGCTACTAATAGCTAATTGCCCTGTTGTTCTGCCAATAATTAATCTTTCATTTTGAGCAACCAAAAATGTACTAACGAATAAAAAAGAAAATACTACTATAATTTTATTTCGTTTTTTCATTTATAAACTCAAATTAATAAATTAATATCCAACCAAGTTATTCGATATTACAATTCAAATTTAGAGCTATTTAAAAGCTAAAAACAGCGTATAAATACCTGATTTACAACAACAAAAATAATAAATTTAATTAAATTTATGAAACATAATTATCTCCCAAGCTTTCCATAAACAAAAAATACTTTTAAAATTAAAGTAAGAAAAAGCATATATTTACATTCTGCAAAAAACAACTCGAATACTATTTTATAGATTAATTGTGTTTTTTACGAATCTCTATTTTTTTAAAAAATTTTAATACCTTTGAATTTATGAGCACAGCAACTAAACCCAAACACATTGGCAGAAATATTAGCCGAATTAGAGAACTTCGTGGTATGAAACAAGAAGCGCTTGCACAAGCCATTGGTTCAAACCAACAAGCTATTTCCGGAATTGAAGGTAGCGAAGAAGTGGATGCTAAAAAACTGGTTGAAATTGCAAAAGCACTTGGCGTTACAGTAGAAGCTATCGAAAACTTTTCGGAAGAATCTGTTTTTAATTTCTTTAATAACTTTTACGATAATAGTGCTAATAATGGTCAGGGAAATGGAAACACTAATCATAATGCTTGTACTTTCAATCCTCTTGATAAGGTTGTGGAACTTTACGAACGTTTGGTTCAGGCTGAAAAAGAAAAAGTTGAATTTTTAGAAAATTTCATGAAAGGGAAATAATATTCTTTTTCTTTATATAATAGAAAAGCGCAAATCTTTGAGGTTTGCGCTTTTTTTGTTTTAAATTGTTGCTACGAAAGTTAAGAGTTTTCGCTGGGCGGGGGCAATCCAGCATAACGTTCCCTTACTGCAAGTTGTTTGGGATTAAATTAAGTCTTATTTTCGGATTTTGCCGAAATATCCCAGATACAAAACCAACTTTCCATTAAGCCAAATGCCCAAATCCGTTGTACTAGCTATTACAAGAAGCCTTACTTTTTTTAGTGGTGTATTTATAACTACTACTCCACATTAAACTCCCCAGTAACTCTAAAATAAGTTAGACCATAACTGTCTTTAAATTTTTCAGTTTTTAAATTTGGTTGATAAACTTCTTTAAAATCAAATTTCTTTTTTACGGCGTACCACTTTTTTTCAAATTTATATTCTTTTCCAATATATCCTTCAGTAAAATAAATAACATCATTTTTTATACTCCCATTTACATGATCATACCATTCTTTAAATGGAGTTTTGTTTCTTTTACTTGTTTTTATGAAATCATTTGTAATTTCGAAACCTCCAAAATCTTCAACGCTCACAGGTTTTATTAATTTAATAATTCCATTTTCAGGAGGACTAAAAAACGTACTACTCAAATCAAATGTACTCAAACAAAAACGACCCTCGTCAGAATAAATAACAAATGTTACAGATTGTTTGCCTTCATCGATAAATGTGCCAAACGTTTGTGTTTCGGTTTGACTGTAATAAATATAAACTTGGTTTACTTTTAGAAATGGACTTTTGATTACGTTTTGTTTTTTAATAGAATCTTTATAGGTTAAAAAGTCTTTAAAATGTTGAAAAGATCTTTTAACACTTGGGTCAAGTCCTTTAGCAATCTGATAACTACGATATTCATCATTAATATCTATTTTTTTACTACTACAATTAATAAAAAGTAACAGTAATAAAAATACAATTATTTTATTTATCATCTATTATTTTTGTTTTCTTCCTCTAATTTATAAAATTCTTGCAATAATTTTGCTTTTGTTGGGATTTCTGCATCCAAATAAGTTTTTAGCCTTTCTAAATCGGGCTTTTTTGAATCTTCTTTGTACACCACAAATAAATGATGAAAAGTTGGGCTAGACTTTAAACTCATACTTATTTCATAGTTTTGTTTGTCTTTTTTATACTTTATTAAATCATTTTCATACTTAATTTTGTCTTCATTATATTTTTTATTTAGCTTCTCATTTGAGTTGTCTAAAGGTTCTTTTGGCATTTTCGGTTCTTTTGGCACAGAAGGAAAAGCAATTGTATCGTGCATTTTGTTAGATGACCAAAATGTTCCATAACCAAACTTGGTTGATGTGTTCAAATTACCATCGGCATCAGTGAAAGAAAATGTTTCTTGCCCACGATTTAGCAAAACATCAAATAATTTTTGATGGTCATAGTTGTGACCGTCAATATTTTTATCAAGATTGTAAGGGTTATTATTATTTGATTTTCCGTAGTACAAATCAAATGCATAAGCCATACTTATTTTGTCTGTTAATTTGGCTTGCATATTTACACCTGCCGACCAGTATTGGTCGGAATCCATGCCAAGAAATAGTGGGGGTTTATAAATGTCATTGTAAGACGAAATCATAAAATTGCCTAACTTGATAGATGCACCACCCACAATTTGATTTCTGTTTGGGTTGTCTTGGGAATTGTACGGGTCTTTTATTCTATTTCCAGCTTTATCATAATTATTAGTACCTTTTCCTGAACTTAATACTCCTGTTGAACCCACAGTAAAAGCATATTCATAGGGATTGTTTATCCCCGAACCAGTAAAGTTTGTAAACAAATTCATATTGAGAGAGTTTCCTGTTTTAACTCCCAATGTTACGGCAGGGGTGAGTGTAGCATTAAATAAATTACGGCTTAATGATGAAGTACCAGGGGCACCGTAACCATAATAAGCTAAAGCAGCATTTAAACTTGGCATTAAATGCATATCGCCTGCTCTTGCCACTTCTTTTGAAATTCCTGCATACAAACTTGCTGAAAAACCACCATTAAGACTAAAACTAAATTTCAATCCCATATTTAAAGGTGGGTCACTAGGACCAAGACTAGCACTTGAATCTTCATAGTCATCAAAATCTACTGGATTTGGACCCCCTCGTGTATTTCTATTTTGTCTATAATGATTTGTTTGCGGTTTTATGGTTTCTTCTTTAGGGAAACTAATTTCTAAATTTCCGTTATAGTTTGGCGATTCCAATTTTGCAATAATTACTATGGTATTACCCAAAGCGTCAAACTTGAAAAGGTCGTAGTCATATATTTCTAAATTATCTTTGGGGCTTAAATCGTCTTTTAGAAGTGTATCGATATATTTCCCATAAGATGTTGTGAGTCCTGAAGCTAATTTTATTTTTTTGTCATTGTCTTTCTCTATATTTTTTAAATCATGTTCCCAAACTACAATTTTTTCATTTTGTACATCATAAAAAGCAATATCACTTGAATGTGGATTTTAGAAACTATAATTGATGGATTAACAACTTTTCCATCTGCAATTTTTTTGTACAATTTGTAAACAATACCTGTATTGTCTTCAGTAAATTTTGTAACCATTTCAGAAGCTACACTTTTAATGTGATCGTGAATATAAGTACTTTCTAGCTTAAACTCACTTTCTTTAATTTCATTTTTTGGTATTTCAAAATTTGGTTCACCAAATACAACACCATCTTTTCCTTTGACTATAATTTTTTTATTTGAGATTAACTTTAAGTCATCCTTTGTTGCTACTATTGATATTTTTTCAGCGATTTCGATTATTTCTCCTGCAATAACTGTATGTGTACCTTTTACATTGATATACATATTCTTGGCTTTTTTGCATATTCCCATAATTCTATAATTTTTCGATGTTTTTTG is a genomic window containing:
- a CDS encoding DUF6493 family protein — translated: MKKHLKYIDGNSDKFWQIEVTGLEYTVTYGKNGTSGTSQTKKFATADECLKTAEKLVAEKEKKGYSETGDVTIASKPKTAKSANADLILQEYDAIIKSKNIDLILPFLQEKSKGNIEALKKHIKKNKRYWMTYTELSKDPDYVKKGKHDYGWGTRGDKIQSDIITLSAIALFDKTDINSWDETLNLLNEIDEKKQVLDILLWAKPNWIGTFILDKIKKQDWVGFNYHILRKLEDQDLLQFNPELYALTLAATNEWRAKMKTRKFITNSLNDKLTYQRDIPELFNYETILHNSFFRDNDSQAHDEFQTWAVLYKSLLDDNKMERTFFIENAILIQTKEWNNNLKSFFRKRIEEFNVTAEELIIHQENIFSYLHNPYPPITSYGIELVKKMYEHPKFKTKSFFEWLEPLMMRSDCKAAIKSVLPVLEKIGKSNPKLNKTIASIIADVFVISDLALQERASKIIVKIATEKDAVLKEKLSSYVTLMQGNIKSGLSNFIDNEALAVDDSNLEEYIFAPKKEVLLIEEVQLPTDWNDVVFQFGNFIGSEEVLDTEILLNVYIMQRDLFPSDYSAQLQPYLKQLQKSYFESVNKDYVKTFLMDKIINIENKFNSKHKHYSKINTLLLAQPLLEKVQQKINENSVLPLLSFPSHKPYWVAPKVLLERVIAYQNTNEEIDFLDLSIAISRMPRENTKEAMPLLDKIEGELKQLLSFCLGVDQKLNLGSESLFSKLLATMGKTTKETGILSLWAVAARTFYPNDTFTEFENTYLKEVPFVVSSFVPQVKFKEKWNEWTNYQTKQKERTPSWYELRFDLPNYSKIPNYLLYSLDIYQRPNSWDYLLNSAGNTNYWHSLTPQNDDALAITLLQNCGTGDGSKPDLKGFLDIINRPEFTFSDTSLLLYACSFFQEKKDIRLMASEVLINLIEKQAIDMDVFAQKLAFLATGKYGVFLRMVDGLIAIKDVSPLHNDALLKLFNSFFENLDLKDKLPTSFKKIVENYLDVLTKTNQKPSPKATVFFEQWKDNASLKSLIKQILK
- a CDS encoding SWIM zinc finger family protein, producing the protein MTDLEYNYKGISTYSKSKGINNLVLAHQTEIEEVNNIPCFFWGSLTDPYVTAKCWSTIAKVVRSSFGPVPPSLRDPIVSAGAERLRFEGFSSCNGVYVRLDMKPEAIDGEFIANGTTNVDFNDPMLNALNAIQKNEKVTLAVGQQEVQVITTKAKVTEKKVTLPMRWIKGLTSVQLYLADMDVKYELNKIQTIQLFQSLPKGSVKGDFFITKRAGKFMFSTLATNDSVRIGGVQRLRLLEGILAIVDKIYIYESSDKQTCAIVSEFGKMQLLMAFSPDSYRGFSGEGNVLETMTENLPIEWVYGLNSLLKSNETFDPTMLSIENDIDFGTMDNLTSNLSSMGLLGYDLSEKAHFYRRLPFKTERILSLNPRLKNAKKLIDNEDIEIVERRADYIEAKVKGSGVIHKVIIEGLNQRCTCDWFTAYQGKRGICKHILGVKMTIS
- a CDS encoding tyrosinase family protein — translated: MKKITNLFLIILITGLSYGQSKANAKYTRWNVNTFEGRANLEAMNIAFEKMRALGCENGISWYYQGAIHSVPKTINGDNKLCPEYKNIKDKLWAWADCTHNGSDRAALNFLLWHRMYIWYLEKIVRELSGKEDFALPYWNYGSREKVDNIMAAPIRNKSGSLYTAARYSILNDGKPILPNQVSEIQSALSELQKNPSFGGKGGFTRSLEGAPHGYMHNLIGGGYAIPSETYYNEIFQTNTSGLMANVESAGFDPVFWLHHSMIDRIWESWDVSEYGQRPTLAELEANPWSYEFIAPNGDHITYTMKEVYDIVFNLDYQYDTLLYGSKTPVVAVNETGKNKISFQDAKEEVIWEQKVGKVLEPTGFTQKVSSTLAKRTNKAFKSANSKMLLNLDVVVYKEPKDYYTVYLRYPGKADQYVGTMTFFGIAHDHGMDEVHSKSESGVKLNFAYYISDNLLDTDKDFEVIIKKSGGGDAKVTLEKISVVKAN
- a CDS encoding multicopper oxidase domain-containing protein, which gives rise to MKKRNKIIVVFSFLFVSTFLVAQNERLIIGRTTGQLAISSNLKIRTFGFANTLSGQVTLPGSYIDVRVGDSVNIDFWNISQGNPVSLYCKEIEFLQLNKEKELMKIKEPVHHMEHGFYSFQAKKAGTYLYYSPENYPFNLQAGMFGVIVIRPKENHATTVEPLSEVLWCSYEIDTKWHTDAIMGTEYDYTNKPIILPVYKPNYFFINGETVLKNKGLQSVTHKKEPVLLRLVNAGLYLHEIVFPSNTKLQLISGNETNIMKLSDGYKVQLQPSECIELLSSLENVGEKESIMYHFIDPISKKEYYKASIPVFY